One region of Streptomyces leeuwenhoekii genomic DNA includes:
- a CDS encoding GlxA family transcriptional regulator, producing MGTVRRLIVIVLFEGVDLLDVTGPPEVFSLVARETEDETGYRVVLAAETLDPVTTSAGVRVLPDATFEEVAGRSIDTLLVPGSVEIDSRRRVHALTDPVVVEWVRKLAGRTRRVTSVCVGAHILAAAGLLDGKRATTHWSTAQQLAADHPEVEVDADPIFIREGDVWTGAGISACLDLSLALVADDFGEAVALRVARQLVMYLKRPSGQSQFSVPLEPVSTTRRVEDLRHYIMRHIGEPITVADLAAHAHLGERQVTRIFKAELGMTPSAYIESARVEMARNQLESTDATLERIVSLCGFGTTDTLIRAFRRRLDTTPTEYRRRFRAVPG from the coding sequence ATGGGCACCGTCAGGCGTCTCATCGTCATCGTGCTGTTCGAGGGGGTCGACCTGCTCGACGTCACCGGACCGCCGGAGGTGTTCTCCCTGGTGGCGCGGGAGACGGAGGACGAGACGGGCTATCGGGTCGTGCTGGCCGCCGAAACGCTGGATCCGGTCACCACCTCGGCCGGGGTGCGGGTCCTGCCCGATGCCACCTTCGAGGAGGTGGCCGGGCGGAGCATCGACACCCTTCTGGTGCCCGGATCGGTCGAGATCGACAGCCGGCGCCGGGTCCACGCCCTCACCGACCCCGTGGTGGTCGAGTGGGTGAGGAAGCTGGCCGGCCGCACCCGCAGGGTCACGTCCGTCTGCGTCGGGGCGCACATCCTGGCCGCCGCCGGTCTGCTCGACGGCAAGCGCGCCACCACCCACTGGTCGACCGCGCAGCAACTGGCCGCCGATCACCCGGAGGTGGAGGTCGACGCCGACCCCATCTTCATCCGCGAAGGGGACGTGTGGACCGGCGCGGGCATCAGCGCCTGCCTCGACCTGTCCCTCGCCCTGGTCGCCGACGACTTCGGCGAGGCCGTCGCCCTGCGGGTCGCCCGGCAACTCGTGATGTACCTCAAGCGGCCCAGCGGCCAGAGCCAGTTCAGCGTCCCGCTGGAGCCCGTCTCCACGACACGGCGGGTGGAGGACCTGCGCCACTACATCATGCGCCACATCGGCGAGCCGATCACCGTCGCGGACCTCGCCGCCCACGCGCATCTGGGCGAGCGTCAGGTCACCCGCATCTTCAAGGCCGAACTCGGCATGACCCCGAGCGCCTACATCGAGTCGGCCCGCGTCGAAATGGCGCGCAACCAGCTCGAGTCCACCGACGCGACGCTCGAACGCATCGTCAGCCTGTGCGGTTTCGGTACGACGGACACCCTCATCCGCGCCTTCCGCCGCAGACTCGACACCACCCCGACCGAGTACCGGCGCCGGTTCCGGGCCGTCCCCGGATGA
- a CDS encoding TIGR03084 family metal-binding protein encodes MPEPTPVVDDLREESRELDALVADVSPEQWSLPTPAPRWTIAHQIAHLAWTDRAALLAVTDPDGFRALAGQALAAPDTFVDEGAEEGAALPPAALLAAWREGREALDRALRAGAPGARFPWYGPPMSAASMATARLMETWAHGLDVADALGVTRAPTDRIRHIARLGVRTRDFAHTVHGLPVPAEPFRVELTGPAGDLWAYGPEDAPQRVTGPALDFCLLVTQRANRADLALRAQGPDADRWLDLAQAFAGPPGTGRPPKGAAP; translated from the coding sequence ATGCCCGAGCCCACCCCCGTGGTCGACGACTTACGCGAGGAAAGCCGCGAACTCGACGCGCTCGTAGCCGACGTGAGCCCTGAGCAGTGGTCGCTGCCCACCCCCGCCCCCCGCTGGACCATCGCCCACCAGATCGCGCATCTCGCCTGGACCGACCGCGCGGCCCTGCTCGCGGTCACCGACCCGGACGGCTTCCGCGCCCTGGCCGGCCAGGCCCTCGCCGCGCCGGACACCTTCGTGGACGAGGGCGCCGAGGAGGGCGCCGCGCTCCCGCCCGCCGCGCTGCTGGCCGCCTGGCGCGAGGGACGCGAGGCCCTGGACCGGGCGCTGCGCGCCGGGGCCCCCGGCGCCCGCTTCCCCTGGTACGGGCCGCCCATGTCGGCCGCGTCCATGGCGACCGCCCGGCTCATGGAGACCTGGGCGCACGGGCTGGACGTCGCGGACGCGCTCGGTGTCACCCGAGCCCCCACGGACCGCATCCGCCACATCGCCCGGCTCGGCGTCCGTACCAGGGACTTCGCCCACACCGTCCACGGACTCCCGGTCCCCGCCGAGCCGTTCCGCGTCGAGCTGACCGGCCCCGCCGGGGACCTGTGGGCCTACGGTCCGGAAGACGCCCCCCAGCGCGTCACCGGCCCCGCCCTCGATTTCTGCCTCCTCGTCACCCAGCGGGCCAACCGGGCCGATCTCGCCCTGCGGGCCCAGGGCCCGGACGCCGACCGCTGGCTGGACCTCGCCCAGGCGTTCGCCGGTCCGCCCGGCACCGGCCGCCCGCCGAAGGGGGCCGCGCCGTGA
- a CDS encoding acyclic terpene utilization AtuA family protein: MTVLRIGNASGFYGDRFDALREMLTGGDLDVLTGDYLAELTMLILARDRLKDPAAGYARTFPRQLEDTLGLAHERGVRIVTNAGGLNPAGLADTVRDLAGRLGIPVRVAHVEGDDLTAAHPGSLAAHAYLGGFGIAAALRAGADIVVTGRVTDAALVSGPAAAHFGWGPADHDRLAGAVVAGHVLECGTQATGGNYAFFRDGDVRRPGFPLAEIHPDGSSVITKHPGTGGFVDIGTVTAQLLYETGGARYAGPDVTARLDTVRLGREGPDRVRIEGVRGEAPPPVLKVGVNRLGGFRNEVAFVLTGLDIEAKAALVREQMGDVLAKAPPAEVRWELVRTDRPDAATEETASALLRLVARDPDQAVVGRPLTAAAVELALAGYPGFHVLAPPGKGSPYGVFEDAYVPQGDVGHMAVLHDGRRVAVAPPEDTRPLRPLGEPALPAPLPPGPVRRAPLGLVAGARSGDKGGNANVGVWARTEDAWRWLAHELTAERFRELVPEARPLPVTRHTLPNLRALNFVVEGILGAGAAAQARFDPQAKALGEWLRSRHLDIPEALL, encoded by the coding sequence GTGACGGTCCTGCGCATCGGCAACGCCTCCGGCTTCTACGGCGACCGCTTCGACGCGCTGCGCGAGATGCTGACCGGCGGTGACCTGGACGTCCTCACCGGGGACTACCTCGCCGAGCTGACCATGCTGATCCTCGCCCGGGACCGGCTGAAGGACCCGGCCGCCGGGTACGCGCGCACCTTCCCGCGGCAGCTCGAGGACACGCTCGGACTCGCCCACGAGCGGGGCGTGCGGATCGTCACCAACGCGGGCGGGCTCAACCCGGCGGGACTCGCCGACACCGTACGGGACCTGGCCGGCCGGCTCGGCATCCCGGTCCGCGTCGCCCACGTCGAAGGCGACGACCTCACCGCCGCCCACCCCGGCAGCCTCGCCGCCCACGCCTACCTCGGCGGGTTCGGCATAGCCGCCGCCCTGCGCGCGGGCGCCGACATCGTCGTCACCGGCCGGGTGACGGACGCCGCCCTGGTCAGCGGGCCCGCCGCCGCCCACTTCGGCTGGGGCCCGGCGGACCACGACCGGCTCGCCGGCGCCGTCGTCGCCGGGCATGTGCTGGAGTGCGGGACGCAGGCGACCGGCGGCAACTACGCCTTCTTCCGGGACGGCGACGTCCGCCGTCCCGGATTCCCGCTGGCCGAGATCCACCCCGACGGCAGCTCGGTCATCACCAAGCACCCCGGCACCGGCGGCTTCGTCGACATCGGCACGGTCACCGCGCAGTTGCTCTACGAGACCGGTGGCGCACGCTACGCCGGCCCCGATGTCACCGCCCGGCTGGACACCGTACGGCTGGGCCGGGAGGGCCCCGACCGGGTGCGGATCGAGGGGGTGCGGGGGGAGGCCCCGCCGCCCGTGCTCAAGGTCGGCGTCAACCGGCTCGGCGGCTTCCGCAACGAGGTCGCCTTCGTGCTGACCGGCCTGGACATCGAGGCCAAGGCGGCGCTCGTACGGGAGCAGATGGGCGACGTGCTCGCCAAGGCGCCGCCCGCCGAGGTCCGGTGGGAGCTGGTGCGTACCGACCGGCCCGACGCGGCCACCGAGGAGACGGCGAGCGCCCTGCTCCGGCTGGTGGCCCGCGACCCGGACCAGGCCGTCGTGGGACGGCCGCTGACCGCCGCCGCGGTGGAACTCGCCCTCGCCGGCTACCCCGGCTTCCATGTGCTCGCGCCGCCCGGGAAGGGCTCGCCCTACGGGGTGTTCGAGGACGCGTACGTCCCGCAGGGCGACGTCGGTCATATGGCCGTCCTGCACGACGGGCGCCGGGTCGCCGTGGCGCCGCCCGAGGACACCCGCCCCCTGCGCCCGCTCGGCGAACCGGCCCTGCCCGCACCGCTGCCGCCCGGCCCCGTCCGCCGCGCGCCCCTCGGCCTCGTCGCGGGCGCCCGCAGCGGGGACAAGGGCGGGAACGCCAACGTCGGGGTGTGGGCCCGTACCGAGGACGCCTGGCGGTGGCTCGCCCACGAGCTGACGGCCGAGCGGTTCCGGGAGCTCGTCCCCGAGGCCCGCCCCCTGCCGGTCACCCGGCACACCCTGCCGAACCTGCGCGCCCTGAACTTCGTCGTCGAGGGGATCCTCGGCGCGGGCGCCGCCGCGCAGGCCCGCTTCGACCCACAGGCCAAGGCCCTCGGCGAATGGCTGCGCTCCCGCCACCTGGACATCCCGGAGGCCCTGCTGTGA
- a CDS encoding acyl-CoA carboxylase subunit beta, which translates to MTVLPSALDTRDPAYAANREAMLAKLADLDAEHAKALAGGGEKYVERHRRRGKLLARERIELLLDPDTPFLELSPLAAWGSEYAVGASLVTGIGVVEGVECLITANDPTVRGGASNPWSLRKALRANDIALANRLPCISLVESGGADLPAQKEIFIPGGAIFRDLTRLSAAGIPTIAVVFGNSTAGGAYIPGMSDHVIMVEERAKVFLGGPPLVKMATGEESDDESLGGAGMHARVSGLADHFAVDEPDALRQARRVVARLGHRKAYPDPGPAEPPKYDPEELLGIVPGDLRIPFDPREVIARLVDGSDFDEFKPLYGTSLATGWARLHGYPVGILANARGVLFSEESQKAAQFIQLANQRDIPLLFLHNTTGYMVGSRYEQGGIIKHGAMMINAVSNSTVPHLSVLMGASYGAGHYGMCGRAYDPRFLFAWPSAKSAVMGPQQLAGVLSIVARQSAAAKGKPYDEDADAALRAMVEQQIESESLPVFLSGRLYDDGVIDPRDTRTVLGLCLSAVHTAPYEGVRGGFGVFRM; encoded by the coding sequence GTGACCGTCCTCCCCTCCGCACTGGACACCCGCGACCCCGCCTACGCGGCCAACCGCGAGGCCATGCTCGCCAAGCTCGCCGACCTCGACGCCGAGCACGCCAAGGCGCTCGCGGGCGGCGGCGAGAAGTACGTCGAGCGGCACCGGCGGCGCGGCAAGCTGCTCGCCCGCGAACGCATCGAGCTGCTGCTCGACCCCGACACCCCGTTCCTGGAGCTGTCACCGCTGGCCGCCTGGGGCAGCGAGTACGCCGTGGGGGCCTCCCTCGTCACCGGCATCGGGGTCGTAGAGGGCGTCGAGTGCCTGATCACCGCCAACGACCCCACCGTGCGCGGCGGCGCCAGCAACCCCTGGAGCCTGCGGAAGGCGCTGCGCGCCAACGACATCGCCCTCGCCAACCGGCTGCCCTGCATCAGCCTGGTGGAGTCCGGCGGCGCCGACCTGCCCGCGCAGAAGGAGATCTTCATCCCCGGCGGCGCGATCTTCCGGGACCTGACGAGGCTGTCCGCCGCCGGGATCCCGACCATCGCCGTCGTCTTCGGCAACTCCACGGCCGGCGGCGCCTACATCCCCGGCATGTCCGACCACGTGATCATGGTCGAGGAGCGGGCGAAGGTGTTCCTCGGCGGGCCGCCGCTGGTGAAGATGGCCACCGGCGAGGAGAGCGACGACGAGTCCCTGGGCGGCGCCGGGATGCACGCGCGCGTGTCCGGCCTCGCCGACCACTTCGCCGTCGACGAGCCCGACGCCCTGCGGCAGGCCCGGCGGGTGGTCGCCCGGCTCGGCCACCGCAAGGCGTACCCGGACCCGGGCCCCGCCGAGCCGCCGAAATACGACCCGGAGGAGCTGCTCGGGATCGTCCCCGGCGACCTGAGGATCCCCTTCGACCCGCGCGAGGTGATCGCCCGGCTCGTCGACGGCTCCGACTTCGACGAGTTCAAGCCGCTGTACGGCACCAGCCTGGCCACCGGATGGGCCCGCCTGCACGGCTACCCCGTCGGCATCCTCGCCAACGCCCGGGGCGTCCTCTTCAGCGAGGAGTCGCAGAAGGCCGCCCAGTTCATCCAGCTCGCCAACCAGCGCGACATCCCGCTGCTGTTCCTGCACAACACCACCGGCTACATGGTCGGCAGCCGCTACGAGCAGGGCGGGATCATCAAGCACGGCGCGATGATGATCAACGCGGTGAGCAACTCGACCGTCCCGCACCTGTCCGTCCTCATGGGCGCCTCCTACGGCGCCGGGCACTACGGCATGTGCGGACGCGCCTACGACCCGCGCTTCCTGTTCGCCTGGCCCAGCGCCAAGTCGGCCGTCATGGGCCCGCAGCAGCTCGCCGGCGTCCTGTCGATCGTCGCCCGCCAGTCCGCCGCCGCCAAGGGAAAGCCCTACGACGAGGACGCGGACGCCGCCCTGCGCGCCATGGTCGAGCAGCAGATCGAGTCCGAGTCGCTGCCGGTGTTCCTGTCCGGGCGGCTGTACGACGACGGCGTCATCGACCCGCGCGACACCCGCACCGTCCTCGGCCTGTGCCTGTCCGCCGTCCACACCGCGCCCTACGAGGGCGTACGGGGCGGCTTCGGCGTCTTCCGGATGTGA
- a CDS encoding acetyl/propionyl/methylcrotonyl-CoA carboxylase subunit alpha: MITSLLVANRGEIACRIFRTCRALGIRTVAVHSDPDENALHTREADAAVRLPGAAPAETYLRGGAIVKAALAAGADAVHPGYGFLSENAGFARAVQDAGLTWIGPPPEAIEAMASKTRAKELLGIAPLRQVTEADLPVLVKAAAGGGGRGMRVVRRARDLDAALAAARAEAAAAFGDGEVFVEPYLEDGRHVEVQILADTHGTVWALGTRDCSLQRRHQKVVEEAPAPGLTGELARELRTVAERAARAVHYTGAGTVEFLVAGGRAHFLEMNTRLQVEHPVTEAVYGIDLVAEQIRVAEGHALAAAPPPARGHAVEARLYAEDPARGWAPQTGRLHRLAVPGTVRLDTGYADGDDIGVHYDPMLAKAVAHAPTRAEAIRVLADALERAAIHGPATNRDLLVRSLRHEEFVSGRMDTGFYDRHLAALTRPGPDPLAPLAAALADAHGRSRFGGWRNLPSQPQTKRYAMAGEEHEVRYRHTRAGGLEADGVRVLHADAARVVLEADGVRRTYPVARYGDEIHVGRTALRALPRFPDPAARHAPGSLLAPMPGTVVRIADGLSEGAPVQAGQPLLWLEAMKMQHQISAPVTGTLHALHVTEGRQVELGTLLAVVTTTAPGRS, from the coding sequence GTGATCACCAGCCTGCTCGTCGCCAACCGGGGCGAGATCGCCTGCCGGATCTTCCGTACCTGCCGCGCGCTGGGCATCCGCACGGTCGCCGTCCACTCCGACCCCGACGAGAACGCCCTGCACACCCGCGAGGCCGACGCCGCGGTACGGCTGCCGGGGGCGGCGCCCGCCGAGACCTATCTGCGCGGCGGGGCGATCGTGAAGGCGGCGCTCGCCGCCGGGGCGGACGCCGTGCACCCCGGCTACGGCTTCCTCTCCGAGAACGCCGGCTTCGCACGTGCCGTCCAGGACGCGGGACTGACCTGGATCGGGCCGCCCCCGGAGGCGATCGAGGCGATGGCGTCCAAGACCCGCGCGAAGGAACTGCTGGGCATCGCGCCGCTGCGGCAGGTCACCGAGGCCGATCTGCCGGTGCTGGTCAAGGCCGCCGCGGGGGGCGGCGGGCGCGGCATGCGCGTCGTACGGCGCGCGCGGGACCTCGACGCCGCGCTGGCGGCCGCCCGCGCGGAGGCCGCCGCCGCCTTCGGGGACGGCGAGGTCTTCGTAGAGCCGTACCTGGAGGACGGCCGCCATGTCGAGGTGCAGATCCTCGCCGACACCCACGGCACCGTGTGGGCGCTCGGCACCCGGGACTGCTCCCTCCAGCGCCGCCACCAGAAGGTCGTCGAGGAGGCCCCGGCCCCGGGCCTCACCGGGGAACTGGCGCGGGAACTGCGCACGGTCGCCGAGCGCGCCGCCCGCGCCGTCCACTACACCGGCGCCGGGACCGTCGAGTTCCTGGTCGCCGGCGGGCGCGCCCACTTCCTGGAGATGAACACCCGCCTCCAGGTCGAACACCCCGTCACCGAGGCGGTGTACGGCATCGACCTCGTCGCCGAGCAGATCCGCGTCGCCGAAGGGCACGCCCTGGCCGCCGCACCCCCGCCCGCCCGGGGCCACGCCGTCGAGGCCCGCCTCTACGCCGAGGACCCCGCCCGCGGCTGGGCACCGCAGACCGGCCGCCTGCACCGCCTGGCCGTCCCCGGCACCGTCCGCCTGGACACCGGCTACGCCGACGGCGACGACATCGGCGTCCACTACGACCCGATGCTCGCCAAGGCCGTCGCCCACGCCCCCACGCGCGCGGAGGCGATCCGCGTCCTGGCCGACGCCCTGGAGCGGGCGGCGATCCACGGACCGGCCACCAACCGCGACCTGCTCGTACGCTCCCTGCGCCACGAGGAGTTCGTCTCCGGCCGCATGGACACCGGCTTCTACGACCGCCACCTGGCCGCACTGACCCGGCCCGGACCCGACCCGCTCGCCCCCCTGGCCGCCGCCCTCGCCGACGCCCACGGCCGATCCCGCTTCGGCGGCTGGCGCAACCTGCCCTCGCAGCCGCAGACCAAGCGGTACGCCATGGCCGGCGAGGAACACGAGGTCCGCTACCGGCACACCCGCGCGGGCGGCCTGGAAGCCGACGGCGTCCGCGTCCTGCACGCCGACGCCGCCCGCGTCGTCCTGGAGGCGGACGGCGTCCGGCGCACCTACCCGGTGGCCCGGTACGGCGACGAGATCCACGTCGGCCGGACGGCCCTGCGCGCCCTGCCCCGCTTCCCCGACCCCGCCGCCCGGCACGCCCCGGGCTCCCTCCTGGCCCCCATGCCCGGCACGGTCGTCCGCATCGCCGACGGCCTGTCCGAGGGAGCACCCGTACAGGCCGGACAGCCCCTCCTGTGGCTGGAGGCGATGAAGATGCAGCACCAGATCTCGGCCCCGGTGACGGGCACTCTGCACGCCCTGCACGTCACCGAGGGCCGGCAAGTCGAACTCGGCACGCTCTTGGCGGTCGTGACGACGACCGCCCCTGGCCGGTCGTGA
- a CDS encoding acyl-CoA dehydrogenase family protein, which produces MTTPVESEEHKALRAAVAALGTRHTRHHDHRELWAEAGRLGYLGVNLPEAYGGGGGGITELSLVLEELGAAGCPLLMLVVSPAICGNVIARFGTEAQKRAWLPGLADGTRLMAFGITEPDAGSNSHRITTTARRDGTDWILTGRKVFISGVDIADATLIVGRTEDARTGKLKPCLFIVPRDTPGFQRRRIDMELAAREKQFELTLDDVRLPAEALVGDEDAGLLQLFAGLNPERIMTAAFAIGMGRYALARAVAYARERTVWQTPIGAHQAIAHPLAQAHIDLELSRLMMQKAARLYDTGDDQGAGEAANMAKYAAAEACVKAVDQAVHTLGGNGLTREFGLASLITAARVARIAPVSREMILNYVSHQSLGLPKSY; this is translated from the coding sequence ATGACCACCCCCGTCGAATCCGAGGAACACAAAGCCCTGCGCGCCGCCGTGGCAGCCCTGGGCACCCGCCACACCCGCCACCACGACCACCGGGAACTCTGGGCCGAGGCAGGCAGACTCGGCTACCTCGGCGTCAACCTGCCGGAGGCGTACGGCGGCGGAGGCGGCGGCATCACCGAACTCTCCCTCGTCCTGGAAGAGCTGGGCGCCGCCGGCTGCCCCCTGCTCATGCTGGTCGTCTCCCCGGCGATCTGCGGCAACGTGATCGCCCGCTTCGGCACCGAGGCGCAGAAACGCGCCTGGCTCCCCGGCCTGGCCGACGGCACCCGCCTCATGGCCTTCGGCATCACCGAACCCGACGCCGGCTCCAACAGCCACCGCATCACCACCACCGCCCGCCGCGACGGCACCGACTGGATCCTCACCGGCCGCAAGGTCTTCATCTCCGGCGTCGACATCGCCGACGCCACCCTGATCGTCGGCCGCACCGAGGACGCCCGCACCGGCAAGCTCAAGCCCTGCCTGTTCATCGTCCCCCGCGACACCCCCGGCTTCCAGCGCCGCCGGATCGACATGGAACTCGCCGCGCGGGAGAAGCAGTTCGAGCTGACCCTCGACGACGTCCGGCTGCCCGCCGAGGCCCTGGTGGGCGACGAGGACGCGGGCCTGCTCCAGCTCTTCGCCGGTCTCAACCCCGAGCGGATCATGACCGCGGCGTTCGCGATCGGCATGGGGCGGTACGCCCTCGCCCGGGCCGTCGCCTACGCGCGCGAACGCACCGTGTGGCAGACCCCCATCGGCGCCCACCAGGCCATCGCCCACCCCCTCGCGCAGGCCCACATCGACCTGGAGCTGTCCCGGCTGATGATGCAGAAGGCCGCACGGCTCTACGACACCGGCGACGACCAGGGCGCGGGCGAGGCCGCCAACATGGCCAAGTACGCCGCCGCGGAAGCCTGCGTGAAGGCCGTCGACCAGGCCGTGCACACCCTCGGCGGCAACGGCCTCACCCGCGAGTTCGGCCTGGCCTCGCTCATCACGGCCGCCCGGGTGGCCCGTATCGCCCCGGTGAGCCGGGAGATGATCCTCAACTACGTCTCCCACCAGAGCCTCGGCCTGCCCAAGTCGTACTGA
- a CDS encoding enoyl-CoA hydratase family protein, whose amino-acid sequence MTAIGRARARGVATLTLDAPHHRNALSAALVADLAAALADCAGDDGVRAVVLTHTGTAFSAGADLRDPPEPGALAALLRQIVALPRPVIARVTGHTRAGGLGLVAACDIAVAATAATFAFTEVRIGVAPALISLPLLPRTDPRALARHCLTGERFDAAEATRMGLLTACGDDVDAVLEPVLDGVRRASPRALAETKRLLTARVLESFDRDADGLTALSARLFSSADAREGMTAFLERRDPEWVV is encoded by the coding sequence GTGACGGCGATCGGCCGCGCCCGCGCGCGGGGCGTCGCCACGCTCACCCTCGACGCCCCGCACCACCGCAACGCCCTGTCGGCGGCGCTCGTCGCCGACCTGGCCGCTGCCCTGGCCGACTGCGCCGGGGACGACGGCGTCCGCGCGGTCGTCCTCACCCACACCGGCACCGCCTTCAGCGCCGGCGCCGACCTGCGCGACCCGCCCGAGCCGGGGGCGCTGGCCGCGCTGCTCCGGCAGATCGTCGCACTGCCCCGGCCCGTCATCGCCCGCGTCACCGGCCACACCCGCGCGGGCGGCCTCGGACTGGTCGCCGCCTGCGACATCGCCGTCGCCGCCACCGCGGCCACCTTCGCCTTCACCGAGGTCCGCATCGGCGTCGCCCCCGCCCTGATCTCCCTGCCCCTGCTGCCCCGGACCGACCCGCGGGCGCTGGCCCGCCACTGCCTGACCGGGGAGCGCTTCGACGCCGCCGAGGCCACCCGCATGGGACTGCTCACCGCCTGCGGCGACGACGTGGACGCCGTACTGGAACCCGTCCTCGACGGAGTGCGCCGGGCCTCACCCCGGGCCCTGGCCGAGACCAAGCGGCTGCTCACGGCTAGGGTGCTGGAGTCCTTCGACCGGGACGCGGACGGTCTGACCGCGCTTTCGGCGCGGCTGTTCTCCTCGGCGGACGCCCGCGAGGGGATGACGGCCTTCCTCGAACGACGGGATCCGGAATGGGTGGTGTGA
- a CDS encoding TetR/AcrR family transcriptional regulator has protein sequence MGGVSTVDRTERVPKQDRSRATRQRLLEAAVACLAEHGWAGSTVLVVAERAGVSRGAAQHHFPTREDLFTAAVEYVAEERSRALRALFPQGAGAGGRRAVVAALVDLYTGPLFRAALHLWVAAGDEAQLRPRVTELEARVGRETHRIAVELLGADESRPGVRETVQGLLDMARGLGLANLLTDDRARRERVVAQWARLLDEALAG, from the coding sequence ATGGGTGGTGTGAGCACAGTCGACCGCACGGAGCGCGTCCCCAAGCAGGACCGCAGCCGGGCCACCCGGCAGCGGCTCCTGGAAGCCGCCGTGGCCTGCCTCGCCGAACACGGCTGGGCCGGCTCGACGGTGCTGGTCGTCGCCGAACGCGCGGGTGTCTCCCGCGGCGCCGCCCAGCACCACTTCCCGACCCGCGAGGACCTGTTCACCGCGGCCGTGGAGTACGTCGCCGAGGAACGCTCCCGCGCCCTGCGCGCCCTGTTCCCGCAGGGCGCCGGGGCGGGCGGCCGCCGGGCCGTCGTCGCCGCCCTCGTCGACCTCTATACCGGCCCCCTCTTCCGCGCCGCCCTCCACCTGTGGGTGGCCGCCGGGGACGAGGCCCAGTTGCGCCCGCGGGTCACCGAGCTGGAGGCCCGCGTCGGCCGCGAGACCCACCGCATCGCCGTGGAGCTCCTGGGCGCCGACGAGTCCCGCCCCGGCGTCCGCGAGACCGTCCAGGGCCTGCTGGACATGGCCCGCGGCCTCGGCCTCGCCAACCTGCTTACCGACGACCGGGCGCGCCGCGAACGGGTCGTGGCGCAGTGGGCGCGGCTGCTGGACGAGGCGCTGGCCGGCTGA
- the pdxH gene encoding pyridoxamine 5'-phosphate oxidase, protein MTRVTDRDAVPFDLASMRKQYRAEGLAEADLAATPVEQFARWFRQAATEGGMFEPNAMVVSTADAEGRPSSRTVLLKHFDERGFVFYTNYGSRKARDLAENPQVSLLFPWHPMARQVIVAGVARRTGRDETAAYFRTRPHGSQLGAWASSQSSVVAGREELDAAYAELAARYPEGEQVPVPPHWGGFRVVPRSVEFWQGRENRLHDRLRYVAGEDGGWRVERLGP, encoded by the coding sequence ATGACCCGCGTGACCGACCGAGACGCCGTTCCCTTCGATCTCGCCTCGATGCGCAAGCAGTACCGGGCCGAGGGGCTAGCCGAGGCCGACCTGGCCGCCACCCCCGTCGAGCAGTTCGCGCGCTGGTTCCGGCAGGCCGCGACGGAGGGCGGGATGTTCGAGCCGAACGCCATGGTCGTCTCCACGGCCGACGCCGAGGGGCGGCCCAGCTCCCGCACGGTGCTGCTGAAGCACTTCGACGAGCGGGGCTTCGTCTTCTACACCAACTACGGCTCCCGCAAGGCGCGCGACCTGGCGGAGAACCCGCAGGTCTCGCTGCTGTTCCCGTGGCATCCGATGGCCCGGCAGGTCATCGTGGCGGGTGTGGCCCGGCGCACCGGGCGGGACGAGACGGCCGCCTACTTCCGCACCCGGCCGCACGGCTCCCAGCTCGGCGCCTGGGCCAGCTCCCAGTCGTCGGTGGTGGCCGGCCGGGAGGAGCTGGACGCCGCGTACGCGGAGCTGGCCGCCCGCTACCCGGAGGGCGAGCAGGTGCCCGTGCCGCCGCACTGGGGCGGGTTCCGGGTGGTGCCGCGGTCGGTGGAGTTCTGGCAGGGGCGGGAGAACCGGCTGCACGACCGGCTGCGGTACGTGGCCGGGGAGGACGGCGGCTGGCGGGTGGAGCGGCTCGGCCCCTGA